A single region of the Euwallacea similis isolate ESF13 chromosome 22, ESF131.1, whole genome shotgun sequence genome encodes:
- the LOC136416312 gene encoding uncharacterized protein gives MISNKVFMAMPINAEFSFFTIPTEVGELTRKKIDNVARKLRTCVKTCIFLPVVALGSVCYTWFRDTDHELEMVMKFVKQWISEDFIMEQILFWLLIVSILWTFVPTIIILFYYLYIVTTAIIDTLLLIEEVESFKAEHSSEKIVMEHIRDFTQIHLKIKRFTTQITDHNHLVFFGYTCTGLIAATSALYFINSARFSFKDGILLLIGHFSYVYYGCTFGQDYIDSFADLGRALYDLEWYSWSALCQKDFLILFANILQGDRFNFFLLFDISNDLLKKVK, from the exons ATGATTTCGAACAAGGTCTTCATGGCTATGCCGATAAACGCCGAATTCTCGTTTTTTACAATTCCCACCGAAGTTGGAGAACTtacaagaaagaaaattgataacGTAGCTAGGAAACTTCGAACGTGTGTCAAAACTTGTATTTTCCTGCCCGTTGTGGCTCTCGGATCAGTTTGCTACACCTGGTTTCGAGATACAGACCACGAGCTGGAAATGGTGATGAAATTCGTAAAACAGTGGATTTCCGAAG ATTTCATAATGGAGCAAATACTTTTCTGGTTGTTAATCGTTTCGATTCTCTGGACGTTTGTTCCCACCATAATCATTTTGTTCTACTACTTGTACATCGTAACTACTGCCATAATCGACACTCTACTTTTGATCGAAGAAGTGGAGTCGTTTAAAGCTGAACACAGCAGTGAGAAGATTGTAATGGAGCATATTAGAGACTTCACACAGATtcacttgaaaataaaaag GTTTACTACCCAGATCACTGACCATAACCACCTcgttttttttggttacacttGCACAGGACTCATAGCGGCAACGAGTGCTCTATATTTCATCAATTCT gccagatttagttttaaagatggaatattattattaataggCCACTTCTCATATGTCTATTATGGCTGTACCTTTGGTCAAGACTACATCGACTCGTTCGCGGACTTGGGTCGTGCCTTATATGACCTGGAATGGTATTCCTGGAGTGCGCTTTGCCAGAAAGATTTCCTGATTTTGTTCGCGAACATTTTACAGGGAGATcgtttcaatttctttttattgtttgataTCAGCAATGATTTGCTTAAGAAGGTTAAGTGA